A region from the Streptomyces tsukubensis genome encodes:
- a CDS encoding SpaA isopeptide-forming pilin-related protein, with protein MHAPLTRGVRRPLAVAVAAAVAGTLATAPPAIAADHFGPGYAIPDADGNPGASHIGAYGPPGPQVAGDRQTYCADPEKKGPHQADGYSTPRTVTSWTSSVTGKPVPKANIAYASYVIGKYGQTRDDAQAAAVDAAVYEWLAGGTYALDGKRGQERLSYPVVSATSRTLAQKYVAEAAKYAGPYRLEITPSATTIHTGTEVTVDVEVISTLTGRPIPGVAVKITGTGATAAGGTVTTGKTGAAEWAFTASKEGTATVSATATGLPGSELKVLTPNNSQAQRMLLAGDTTTAKDMAAVKVDQAPGGVTIHKENPEGDVLVGAVFQLLDKTTGKLVAEGKTGEKGVLVFDGIAPGTYTLRETDTGDTDHDLVPDQDITIVSGRTAQANPVTIVDPFKDADLLLRKTDKTSGRALTGAVINIAENTVKDGEDAPGKQILSLTTGKDGTAKAKLDVKLRSGSRYWATEVTAPDGYQLDAQPIPFTAKPGETVTVTVPNTPEPTTPPPTTPPTTPPATPPTTPPTVPPKPEPPKPETPPDPSGSLAHTGADTAPWLIGGAAVLLTAGVGALWATRRRTTHNTTTGDDQHAA; from the coding sequence TTGCACGCACCCCTCACCCGCGGCGTCCGCCGCCCCCTCGCCGTCGCGGTTGCCGCCGCCGTCGCGGGCACCCTCGCCACCGCACCCCCCGCCATCGCGGCGGACCATTTCGGACCCGGCTACGCCATCCCCGACGCCGACGGAAACCCGGGCGCGAGCCACATCGGTGCCTACGGCCCGCCCGGCCCCCAGGTCGCGGGCGACCGGCAGACCTACTGTGCCGATCCCGAGAAGAAGGGCCCCCACCAGGCCGACGGCTACAGCACCCCCAGGACGGTCACGTCCTGGACCTCGTCCGTCACCGGCAAGCCGGTCCCCAAGGCGAACATCGCCTACGCCTCCTACGTGATCGGCAAGTACGGGCAGACCAGGGACGACGCGCAGGCGGCGGCCGTGGACGCTGCCGTCTACGAATGGCTTGCCGGCGGTACCTACGCCCTCGACGGAAAGCGCGGCCAGGAACGCTTGTCGTATCCCGTGGTGTCTGCGACGTCCCGCACGCTCGCCCAGAAGTACGTCGCCGAAGCGGCGAAGTACGCGGGACCGTACCGGCTCGAGATCACGCCCTCGGCGACCACCATCCACACCGGCACCGAGGTCACCGTGGACGTGGAGGTCATCTCCACCCTCACCGGCCGCCCGATTCCCGGCGTCGCCGTCAAGATCACCGGAACAGGGGCCACGGCCGCCGGTGGGACCGTGACCACGGGCAAGACCGGTGCCGCGGAGTGGGCGTTCACCGCGTCGAAGGAGGGCACTGCGACGGTCTCCGCGACCGCGACCGGCCTGCCGGGATCGGAGCTGAAGGTCCTCACCCCCAACAACTCCCAGGCGCAGCGGATGCTGCTGGCGGGGGACACCACCACCGCCAAGGACATGGCCGCCGTGAAGGTCGACCAGGCGCCCGGCGGCGTCACCATCCACAAGGAGAACCCCGAAGGTGACGTACTCGTCGGCGCGGTCTTCCAGCTCCTCGACAAGACGACCGGCAAGCTGGTCGCTGAGGGCAAGACGGGCGAGAAGGGCGTGCTGGTCTTCGACGGGATCGCCCCCGGCACCTACACCCTGCGCGAGACCGACACCGGCGACACCGATCACGACCTCGTCCCCGACCAGGACATCACCATCGTCTCCGGCCGCACCGCCCAGGCCAACCCGGTCACGATCGTCGACCCGTTCAAGGACGCCGACCTCCTCCTCCGCAAGACTGACAAGACCAGCGGCAGGGCACTGACGGGCGCCGTCATCAACATCGCCGAGAACACCGTCAAGGACGGCGAGGACGCGCCCGGCAAGCAGATCCTCTCCCTGACCACCGGCAAGGACGGCACCGCGAAGGCGAAGCTCGATGTCAAGCTCCGCTCGGGTTCCCGCTATTGGGCCACCGAGGTCACCGCCCCCGACGGCTACCAGCTCGACGCCCAACCCATCCCCTTCACCGCCAAGCCCGGCGAGACCGTCACCGTCACGGTCCCGAACACCCCCGAACCCACCACACCGCCCCCGACCACTCCGCCCACCACACCTCCGGCGACACCGCCCACGACCCCGCCGACCGTGCCGCCGAAGCCGGAACCCCCCAAGCCGGAAACGCCGCCCGACCCGTCCGGGAGCCTCGCCCACACTGGCGCGGACACCGCCCCCTGGCTCATCGGCGGCGCCGCCGTCCTCCTCACCGCCGGAGTCGGCGCCCTGTGGGCCACCCGCCGCCGCACCACCCACAACACCACCACAGGAGACGACCAGCACGCGGCCTGA
- a CDS encoding TetR/AcrR family transcriptional regulator: protein MSTLEKSGYHHGDLRAALLSAAMEMLESGEPFSLRAVARRAGVSQTAPYRHFKDRDALESALAVEGFRNLLADLGGGQDLPAALPDLAEFAVAYVDFALRRPALFRVMFGKPCDDAADERVKAADALHELLADALDRVLPDADASALATAGWGLAHGLACLYLDGKLQAGSSKEVADRVRSAFLAITSVGP from the coding sequence GTGTCAACATTGGAAAAGAGTGGCTACCATCACGGCGACCTGCGGGCGGCGCTGCTGTCGGCCGCGATGGAGATGCTGGAGAGCGGCGAGCCCTTCTCGCTGCGTGCCGTCGCACGCCGGGCCGGTGTGTCGCAGACTGCGCCGTATCGCCATTTCAAGGACCGCGACGCCCTGGAGTCTGCGCTCGCCGTCGAGGGCTTCCGGAACCTGCTGGCCGACCTGGGCGGCGGGCAGGACCTGCCCGCCGCTCTCCCGGACCTGGCCGAGTTCGCCGTCGCCTACGTCGACTTCGCGCTGCGGCGCCCGGCCCTGTTCCGTGTGATGTTCGGCAAGCCGTGCGACGACGCCGCCGACGAGCGGGTCAAGGCCGCGGACGCCCTGCATGAGCTGCTGGCCGACGCGCTCGATCGCGTCCTCCCTGACGCGGACGCCTCGGCTCTGGCCACGGCCGGCTGGGGACTCGCCCACGGGCTGGCCTGCCTCTACCTCGACGGCAAGCTGCAGGCCGGGTCGAGCAAGGAGGTCGCCGACCGGGTGCGCAGCGCCTTCCTCGCCATCACGTCGGTCGGCCCCTGA
- a CDS encoding DUF3631 domain-containing protein, with product MTNPFPFPTDFDLVAAAVLRTPLPRELPRHRAILDAALTVQRLDAQIFGPDSPTEDEVLADADLAEEITGLLVDRLAAGRQLALLLSATSCPCNASDDGADDAPDPSDEGPEFLSCPAGPQSPGVLDAALGAFADFGNPDALASADLVNALRTRPGTAEGRWRYADLTPARLAQLLAPYEIQSRDITLPDGRRRKAYRLSALRSAADR from the coding sequence TTGACGAACCCGTTCCCGTTCCCCACTGATTTCGATCTCGTTGCCGCCGCTGTGCTCAGGACCCCGCTGCCCCGGGAGCTGCCCCGTCACCGGGCGATCCTCGACGCCGCCCTGACCGTCCAGCGCCTCGACGCGCAGATCTTCGGACCCGACAGCCCCACCGAGGACGAGGTCCTGGCCGATGCCGATCTGGCCGAGGAGATCACCGGCCTCCTCGTCGACCGGCTCGCCGCCGGACGCCAACTGGCACTCCTGCTCTCCGCAACCTCCTGCCCCTGCAACGCCTCCGACGACGGCGCGGACGACGCACCGGATCCCAGCGACGAGGGACCGGAGTTCCTTTCCTGCCCCGCCGGGCCGCAGTCGCCCGGCGTTCTGGATGCGGCGCTCGGGGCCTTCGCCGATTTCGGGAACCCCGACGCCCTCGCCTCCGCCGACCTGGTCAACGCGCTCCGCACCCGGCCCGGTACGGCGGAGGGACGCTGGCGCTACGCCGACCTCACCCCTGCCCGCCTCGCCCAGCTCCTGGCCCCGTATGAGATCCAGAGCCGTGACATCACTCTCCCCGACGGGCGGCGCCGCAAGGCATACCGGCTGTCGGCGCTCCGGTCCGCTGCGGACCGATGA
- a CDS encoding NAD-dependent epimerase/dehydratase family protein: MQTVLGAGGPIADELVNELHRNHTKDIRLVSRKPSKVNDTDELMAADLTDADATSRAVAGSDIAYLTVGLPLDSELWERQFPVMMRNVIDACAEHGTKLVFFDNTYMYPGTPTPQTESTAFAPGGRKGRVRGQIATMLLEAMRAGRVEALIGRAPEFYGPGRTKSYTNSLVFDRIKAGKRPFVPVDAQAKRSLIWTPDASRALALLGNTPDAYGQTWHLPIDPDRQSYAQLIKTADEVTGRKIGYTVLPMLAFGLGRRFVKPLDEMYELLVRYRDDNIFDSSKFAARFPEFQVTSYREGVERILAD; the protein is encoded by the coding sequence ATGCAGACCGTCCTCGGCGCCGGCGGGCCGATCGCCGACGAGCTCGTGAACGAGCTCCACCGCAACCACACCAAGGACATCCGCCTCGTCAGCCGCAAGCCGTCGAAGGTGAACGACACCGACGAGCTCATGGCCGCAGACCTCACCGACGCCGACGCCACCAGCCGCGCCGTCGCGGGCAGCGACATCGCCTACCTCACCGTCGGCCTGCCCCTGGACTCGGAGCTGTGGGAGCGACAGTTCCCCGTCATGATGCGCAACGTCATCGACGCCTGCGCCGAACACGGCACGAAGCTCGTCTTCTTCGACAACACCTACATGTATCCCGGAACGCCGACGCCCCAGACCGAGTCGACAGCATTCGCGCCGGGCGGGCGCAAGGGACGAGTCCGCGGACAGATCGCCACCATGCTGCTTGAGGCCATGCGGGCCGGACGGGTCGAAGCCCTGATCGGCCGCGCGCCCGAGTTCTACGGTCCCGGCCGGACGAAGAGCTACACGAACTCGTTGGTGTTCGACCGGATCAAGGCGGGCAAGCGGCCGTTCGTCCCGGTCGACGCCCAGGCCAAGCGGTCCCTGATCTGGACCCCCGACGCGAGCCGCGCTCTCGCTCTGCTCGGCAACACTCCGGATGCCTACGGCCAGACGTGGCACCTGCCCATCGACCCGGACCGGCAGTCCTACGCCCAGCTCATCAAGACCGCCGACGAGGTCACCGGCCGCAAGATCGGCTACACGGTCCTGCCGATGCTCGCCTTCGGCCTCGGGCGCCGCTTCGTCAAGCCGCTCGACGAGATGTACGAACTGCTCGTCCGCTACCGCGACGACAACATCTTCGACAGCTCGAAATTCGCGGCCCGCTTTCCCGAATTCCAGGTCACGAGCTATCGGGAGGGAGTGGAGCGGATCCTCGCCGACTGA
- a CDS encoding winged helix-turn-helix transcriptional regulator, translating into MLTPRWTVHLVLVVAEQPLRYTEIKQRMRMSDGQLHPKLRQLVDLGLADRTEHGVRHVAYGLTRRGTDLLPVLAAIATWADTHLEQAPDPAPETGVFRRARDIEDALVLIAARHATPILWTLAVRGTATAATVAADAMPGHRLSSVYPRLRQLVGDGLAEATDGTFRLSDSGRALAPVYSAMAAWAAGRPLAGAAAHPLRGMPTIQTRLPAPAITTAWRAADLFSHQPPARAFAGAPAGGHRR; encoded by the coding sequence ATGCTCACCCCGCGCTGGACCGTCCATCTGGTGCTGGTCGTGGCCGAGCAGCCGCTGCGCTACACGGAGATCAAGCAGCGGATGCGGATGTCCGACGGCCAGCTCCACCCCAAGCTCCGCCAGCTCGTCGATCTGGGGCTGGCCGACCGTACCGAGCACGGTGTCCGCCATGTCGCCTACGGGCTCACCCGCCGCGGCACGGATCTGCTGCCGGTCCTGGCCGCCATCGCCACCTGGGCCGACACGCATCTGGAGCAAGCTCCCGACCCGGCACCCGAGACGGGGGTGTTCCGGCGGGCCCGTGATATCGAGGACGCCCTCGTGCTGATCGCCGCCCGGCACGCCACGCCGATCCTGTGGACGCTCGCGGTGCGGGGAACCGCCACCGCCGCCACGGTGGCCGCCGACGCGATGCCCGGTCACCGGCTCAGCTCGGTCTACCCCCGGCTGCGGCAGCTCGTCGGCGACGGCCTCGCAGAAGCGACGGACGGTACGTTCCGCCTCTCCGACTCCGGCCGCGCCCTGGCACCCGTCTACAGCGCGATGGCCGCGTGGGCGGCCGGACGCCCCCTCGCCGGCGCCGCCGCCCACCCGCTCCGCGGAATGCCCACGATCCAGACCCGGCTTCCGGCTCCCGCCATCACGACCGCATGGCGCGCGGCCGATCTCTTCTCCCACCAGCCCCCCGCCCGCGCCTTCGCGGGCGCACCGGCAGGAGGCCACCGCCGATGA
- a CDS encoding helix-turn-helix domain-containing protein, translated as MTGPSSVADTAQVLTRITLAGSADVTANSLATRKMSRRPWIADTWQSAYSSRRTSPTTHAPVSSTCGPVTVGLSMPSRSPWWKVRVDASRMVIDDVEVMMAAGILAWVDHLARAAAMHPRTGRRRFKEATGLTATEYLQVARIAKARELELTSEPVAQIPRSFGYLSASNFRRLFLRATGVTPSEYRRRFGIAARVDRREYSSAGQSARIRSTPSR; from the coding sequence ATGACCGGCCCGTCGTCGGTGGCGGACACCGCCCAGGTGCTGACCCGGATCACGCTCGCAGGGTCGGCCGACGTCACGGCGAACTCGCTGGCGACACGGAAGATGTCCCGCAGGCCGTGGATCGCCGACACCTGGCAGTCGGCGTACTCCAGCAGACGGACCTCTCCGACGACCCACGCTCCGGTCTCGTCGACGTGCGGACCTGTCACGGTCGGGCTCAGCATGCCCTCTCGAAGTCCGTGGTGGAAGGTTCGTGTGGACGCCTCACGCATGGTGATCGATGACGTCGAAGTCATGATGGCCGCGGGGATCCTGGCGTGGGTCGACCACCTCGCGCGGGCCGCGGCCATGCACCCGCGCACCGGCCGGCGGCGGTTCAAGGAGGCTACGGGCCTGACCGCGACGGAATACCTCCAGGTGGCGCGCATTGCCAAGGCTCGCGAGCTGGAGCTGACCAGCGAGCCGGTCGCTCAGATCCCCCGCAGCTTCGGCTACCTGAGCGCATCGAACTTCCGTCGGCTCTTCCTGCGCGCCACGGGCGTGACGCCGTCGGAGTATCGGCGCCGGTTCGGCATCGCGGCACGCGTCGATCGGCGGGAGTACTCGTCGGCGGGTCAGTCGGCGAGGATCCGCTCCACTCCCTCCCGATAG
- a CDS encoding type 1 glutamine amidotransferase domain-containing protein, whose product MTKRVLNVVTNVGHYDDPSHTTGLWLSELTHAWHIFEEHGYEQTLVSPAGGPVPLEPRALKFPNYDKTAKAWHADPGKMAMLENTASPDQIDPSAYDAIYFTGGHAVMYDFPDSEGLQRITREIYERGGIVSSVCHGYCGLLNTRLSDSSYLIAGRKMTGFAWTEEVLARVDKLVPYNAEEKAKQRGALYEKATLPFVSYVVTDGNLVTGQNPGSAKATAKKVVEAIEGNTSKKRR is encoded by the coding sequence ATGACCAAGCGCGTCCTCAACGTCGTCACCAACGTCGGCCACTACGACGACCCGTCCCACACCACCGGCCTGTGGCTCTCCGAGCTCACGCACGCCTGGCACATCTTCGAGGAGCACGGCTACGAGCAGACGCTCGTCAGCCCGGCCGGCGGCCCTGTGCCGCTCGAACCGCGTGCACTGAAATTCCCGAACTACGACAAGACCGCCAAGGCATGGCACGCCGACCCCGGAAAGATGGCCATGCTCGAGAACACGGCGAGCCCGGACCAGATCGACCCGTCCGCGTACGATGCGATCTACTTCACCGGCGGTCACGCGGTGATGTACGACTTCCCCGACAGCGAGGGCCTGCAGCGCATCACCCGCGAGATCTACGAGCGCGGCGGCATCGTCTCCTCGGTCTGCCACGGCTACTGCGGCCTGCTCAACACCCGGCTCTCAGACAGCTCCTACCTCATCGCCGGCCGCAAAATGACGGGATTCGCCTGGACCGAGGAGGTCCTCGCCCGCGTCGACAAACTGGTCCCCTACAACGCCGAGGAGAAGGCCAAGCAGCGCGGCGCGCTCTACGAGAAGGCGACACTGCCGTTCGTCTCCTACGTCGTGACCGACGGCAACCTGGTCACCGGCCAGAACCCGGGCTCGGCCAAGGCCACAGCGAAGAAGGTCGTCGAAGCCATCGAGGGCAACACGTCGAAGAAGCGACGGTAA
- a CDS encoding SH3 domain-containing protein: MPIRRFTVTAAVLGGLALPLLAAPSATAAVPSAPSVVTAVSQPCERPGRWVVGTKAVTIRSKATTASTAVGILYKHHSFTVHKTSGAWHHITDKTTGVRGWVSAKYVYRTVRMCLN, from the coding sequence ATGCCTATTCGACGTTTTACCGTCACTGCCGCCGTGCTGGGCGGACTCGCGCTCCCGCTGCTCGCGGCCCCTTCGGCGACCGCCGCAGTCCCGTCGGCCCCGTCCGTTGTCACGGCTGTCTCGCAGCCCTGTGAGCGGCCCGGGCGCTGGGTGGTCGGCACGAAGGCCGTCACGATCCGCTCCAAGGCGACCACCGCCTCGACGGCCGTCGGCATCCTCTACAAGCACCACAGCTTCACCGTCCACAAGACCAGCGGCGCCTGGCACCACATCACCGACAAGACCACCGGGGTCAGGGGATGGGTGAGCGCCAAGTACGTCTACCGCACCGTCCGCATGTGCCTCAACTAA
- a CDS encoding alpha/beta hydrolase has protein sequence MSDLPAPTTPYLEPEAKELADATDPHPRIYEVPPEEGRKILSDLQSGEGVERPDVDEEWVDVDAGQWGTVRTRIIKPKGATGPLPVVFYIHGAGWVFGDDKTHDRLFRELTVGAGAAGVFPVYDWAPEKGYPTQVEQNYAVGQWLRDNGADHGLDTSRVAVAGESVGGCMSAVFAQMNKDRGGLALKAQILLYPVTGPDFDTQSYHQFAEHYYLTRDGMKWFWDAYTTDEAKREEKYASPLRATLEDLEGLPPALVITAEADVLRDGGELYANKLREAGVEVTAVRISGTVHDFMLLDGLRDTPATNVARKLSVDALREALQQE, from the coding sequence ATGTCCGACCTTCCAGCCCCCACCACCCCGTACCTGGAACCTGAGGCCAAGGAGCTCGCCGACGCCACCGACCCGCACCCGCGGATCTACGAGGTTCCGCCCGAAGAGGGGCGCAAGATCCTCAGCGACCTGCAGAGCGGCGAAGGCGTCGAGCGCCCGGACGTCGACGAGGAGTGGGTCGACGTCGACGCCGGCCAGTGGGGCACCGTACGCACCCGCATCATCAAGCCCAAGGGCGCCACGGGCCCGCTGCCCGTGGTCTTCTACATCCACGGTGCCGGGTGGGTCTTCGGCGACGACAAGACCCACGACCGCCTCTTCCGGGAGCTCACCGTCGGAGCCGGGGCCGCCGGCGTCTTCCCGGTCTACGACTGGGCGCCCGAGAAGGGGTACCCCACGCAGGTCGAGCAGAATTACGCCGTCGGTCAGTGGCTGCGGGACAACGGCGCCGACCATGGCCTCGACACCTCCCGCGTCGCCGTCGCCGGCGAGTCGGTCGGCGGATGCATGTCCGCGGTCTTCGCGCAGATGAACAAGGACCGCGGCGGGCTCGCGCTCAAGGCGCAGATCCTGCTCTACCCCGTGACCGGGCCGGACTTCGACACGCAGTCCTACCACCAGTTCGCGGAGCACTACTATCTCACCCGCGATGGGATGAAGTGGTTCTGGGACGCGTACACGACCGACGAAGCCAAGCGCGAGGAGAAGTACGCCTCGCCGCTGCGGGCGACCCTTGAGGACCTTGAGGGGCTGCCGCCCGCCCTCGTCATCACGGCGGAGGCCGACGTCCTGCGGGACGGGGGCGAGCTGTACGCCAACAAGCTCCGTGAGGCCGGCGTCGAGGTGACGGCCGTCCGCATCAGCGGGACCGTCCACGACTTCATGCTGCTGGACGGACTGCGGGACACCCCGGCCACCAATGTCGCACGCAAGCTGTCCGTCGACGCGCTGCGAGAGGCGCTCCAGCAGGAGTGA
- a CDS encoding DNA-methyltransferase, translating to MPFSLHQGDALSVLSGLPDDCVDSVITDPPYNSGGRTAKERTSRTARQKYTSADAGHELPDFTGENMDQRSYGFWLTQVMTEAHRLTKTGGTALLFTDWRQLPVTTDAIQAAGWLWRGVLAWHKPQARPQKGRFTQNCEFVVWASNGPLDASRNPVYLPGLYSASQPSGKNRQHITQKPVSVMRELVHICPDGGTVLDFCAGSGSTGVAALLEGRDFIGVEKTKHYAQIAAGRLTETLQQTRTQDDFVLSA from the coding sequence CCGTCATCACCGACCCGCCCTACAACAGTGGCGGCCGGACCGCGAAGGAAAGGACGTCCCGGACCGCGCGCCAGAAGTACACCTCCGCCGATGCCGGGCACGAGCTGCCGGACTTCACCGGCGAGAACATGGACCAACGCAGCTACGGTTTCTGGCTGACCCAGGTCATGACTGAGGCCCACCGCCTCACGAAGACGGGTGGCACGGCGTTGTTGTTCACCGACTGGCGTCAGCTCCCCGTCACCACGGACGCGATCCAGGCGGCGGGCTGGCTGTGGCGCGGCGTTCTGGCCTGGCACAAGCCCCAGGCCAGGCCCCAGAAGGGCCGCTTCACCCAGAATTGTGAGTTCGTCGTATGGGCGTCCAACGGACCGCTCGACGCCTCCCGGAACCCCGTCTACCTGCCCGGCCTCTACAGCGCTTCGCAGCCATCGGGGAAGAACCGGCAGCACATCACCCAAAAGCCCGTCAGCGTGATGCGTGAGCTGGTGCATATCTGTCCGGATGGCGGCACCGTGCTCGATTTCTGTGCTGGCTCCGGCTCGACGGGGGTCGCGGCCCTGCTGGAGGGCCGCGACTTCATCGGCGTCGAGAAGACGAAGCACTACGCGCAGATCGCCGCCGGCCGGCTCACCGAAACCCTGCAGCAGACCCGTACCCAGGACGACTTCGTCCTCTCCGCCTGA
- a CDS encoding DUF4913 domain-containing protein, whose product MEPIRFPESGRESIEADVRRLMDRTAEQAQQLDSLSAGPGADSALGPGPGLGPRSSPFAGFGLAGYPGMPGMPPPPPPPPEPKPILELDGEQLEDEVDALTDWVDGFLLPAYGAEVTTAAPWCDRWQEHRDVIGWLHALWMAYQQHKEPDAGLSGMLVWHRDFLTHTMAAVRAPGGPLSACMTDPDRPAHRLLPGPKPSTRTPRPAPADQSGEASS is encoded by the coding sequence ATGGAGCCCATCCGGTTTCCCGAGTCCGGTCGGGAAAGCATTGAGGCGGATGTCCGCAGGCTCATGGACCGGACGGCGGAGCAGGCGCAGCAGCTCGACAGCCTCTCCGCCGGGCCCGGGGCGGACTCCGCCCTCGGCCCCGGGCCCGGGCTCGGTCCTCGTTCGTCGCCGTTTGCCGGTTTCGGTCTCGCGGGGTACCCGGGAATGCCCGGTATGCCTCCGCCGCCCCCTCCGCCTCCGGAGCCGAAGCCGATCCTCGAACTCGACGGCGAGCAGCTTGAGGACGAGGTCGATGCTCTGACCGACTGGGTCGACGGTTTCCTTCTGCCCGCCTACGGGGCGGAGGTCACCACTGCGGCGCCGTGGTGTGACCGGTGGCAGGAGCACCGTGATGTGATCGGGTGGCTGCATGCCCTGTGGATGGCCTACCAGCAGCACAAGGAGCCCGATGCCGGGCTGTCCGGGATGCTGGTGTGGCACCGGGACTTCCTTACCCACACCATGGCCGCCGTACGGGCTCCCGGCGGGCCGTTGTCGGCCTGTATGACCGATCCGGACCGGCCCGCCCACCGGCTGCTGCCCGGCCCCAAGCCCTCCACCCGCACTCCGCGGCCCGCCCCGGCGGACCAGTCCGGGGAGGCCAGTTCATGA
- a CDS encoding DUF317 domain-containing protein, translating into MTMSDPDDVYVHPRYLAGSTSTGDPGLRPALDAGWEISHDELGNVFVPAPDQRIRIGYLPEDDDALWKIAAYQQPFATPRWAAAFSTECPTEFITAFTTALVPLHTQDDAFLHEGLGRADDPHPVLSPLTDADWTVTDNWWISETTSPDGLAGAWYRRGALDHNNELTSNKTRWQMWGGTGYASWYAVFSTHTPSRLITATATALADPAPVLRWKDGLRPNDPDHVTITPVRPPAPTPLDILRARRPAPAPRTVAVPRWSTSTPSAPLPRPSRPAARR; encoded by the coding sequence ATGACGATGAGTGATCCGGACGACGTGTACGTCCACCCCCGCTATCTCGCAGGGTCGACCTCGACCGGCGACCCGGGGCTGAGACCGGCGCTCGACGCCGGCTGGGAGATCAGCCACGACGAACTCGGCAACGTGTTCGTCCCCGCCCCGGACCAGCGGATCCGGATCGGCTACCTGCCCGAGGACGACGACGCCCTGTGGAAGATCGCCGCCTACCAGCAGCCGTTCGCCACACCCCGCTGGGCGGCGGCCTTCAGCACCGAATGCCCCACGGAGTTCATCACCGCCTTCACCACCGCCCTCGTCCCCCTCCACACCCAGGACGACGCGTTTCTCCACGAAGGACTCGGCCGCGCCGACGACCCCCACCCGGTCCTCTCCCCCCTGACAGACGCCGACTGGACGGTGACCGACAACTGGTGGATCAGCGAGACGACCTCCCCCGACGGCCTCGCAGGCGCCTGGTACCGCCGCGGCGCCCTCGACCACAACAACGAGCTCACCAGCAACAAGACCCGCTGGCAGATGTGGGGCGGCACCGGATACGCCAGCTGGTACGCCGTCTTCTCCACCCACACCCCCAGCCGTCTCATCACCGCCACCGCCACGGCGCTCGCCGACCCCGCACCCGTCCTGCGCTGGAAAGACGGCCTCCGGCCCAACGACCCCGACCACGTCACCATCACACCCGTACGCCCTCCCGCGCCCACACCACTGGACATCCTCCGCGCCCGGCGCCCCGCCCCGGCTCCGCGGACCGTGGCGGTCCCGCGCTGGTCCACCAGCACCCCCTCCGCCCCCCTGCCCCGCCCCTCCCGCCCCGCAGCCCGACGCTGA